The sequence below is a genomic window from Oceanivirga salmonicida.
CTAGAAAATGTTGAATATATGAATATATTAAAAAATAATAAAAAGTTTTTTATGGGTTATTCTGATACAACAACTAATCATTTATTATTACATAAATTAGGTATAAATACCTTTTATGGACTTAGTTTTTTAACTGATTTTGCAGAATTAGATAGAGAAATGTTAGAGTATACAAAAAAATCTTTTGATAATATTTTTACAAATAAAGAGTTTAGATATAAGAGTAGTGATATTTGGTATGAAGAAAGAAAAGACTTTTCTGAAAAACAAATAAATATACCCAGAATTAGCCATAATGAAAAACGTGGTTTTGAATTGATAAAAGGAAATGAAGTTTTTAGTGGTAAACTTATGGGTGGCTGTGTTGAAAGTCTTAATGAATATATTATAGGAACTAGATATAGCGAAGTTGTAGAAATTAATAATAAGTATAAAATAGTACCAAAAGATAATAAAAATAAAATAATATTTTTAGAAACTAGTGAGAATAAGATAAGCCCTAATGAATTAAAAGAAATGTTAATTGGTTTTAGAGAATATGGATTATTTGAAAAAATAAATGGAATATTAATTGGTAAGCCACAAGATGAAATGTATTATGAAGAATATAAGAAAGTATATTTAGAAGTATTGAAAAATTATGATATATCAATAGTATATAATGTTAATTTTGGACATGCATATCCTAAAATTTTATTACAATATGATGCAAATTGTATTGTTGATATGAATAAAAAAGAAATAATTGTTGATAGAATATAAAAAAGTATAAAAAAAAGTTGATCTATTTTACTAGGTCAACTTTTAAAATACTATTTTTTGTCTTCTAATTTCCCTTTTAATGCTTTATTTTTTTCAAGAAATTGATGAAAATCAGCAGTTTTTAATATTCTTTTATTAAGCTTCTTTTTGCATTCATCTCCAATTGATTTAAGAGTTTTTCTGTTTTCAGCAGTTTCTCTTTTACCTTCACTTCTTAAAAAAGAATTTAATTCGTGATCTTGACTAAAGTTGATTAAATCTTTATCTTTATTCATGACAAATCCCCCCTTTTTATATATCATACTCCAAAAAAATTAAAAAGTCAAAAAAACTTGTATAAAAATACAAGTTTTGTTGTTATTTGCCTAAAAATTCTTTTGCTTTAGATAACATTTCTGTAAAATTTGAAAAATTTGTAAATTTACCTATGAAACTATCAAAATCAACATTTCCAATTAAACTCATTATATCCTCTGGCTTAAAATCTGGTTTAAATTTTGTAACTAATTCAGTAATTGATGAAAAAGTTGTATTATTTTTAATAAAATCATTGTTAAATAATTTATCTATTGATAAACCACCTGTTAAGTCATCTATTTTATCTCCTATAACATCTCCTGCCATTTCTTTAATATCAAACATATTAAATCCCCCCTTTATATTTAATTAAATTATAACATATTTTAAGGGGAATGTATATAAGTGCTAAAAATGTTTGAATATTTGTGATAAAAACACTAAATAAAATTATGTATTATTTTATAAAAAATAGTTGATTTAAAATTTGACAAAGGTAATAAAAATATGATAATATAAGTGGTACGCATGGTATAGGTAGGAGCTAATTACCTAGACAGCGATTTGATATAATACGGAGGTGAACGAGATGTTTGCAGTAATAAAAACTGGTGGAAAACAATATAAAGTAGAAGTTGGATCAGTATTAAAAGTTGAAAAATTAGCCGTTGAAGTAAATTCAGATGTTGAAATAAATGAAGTATTAATGTTAGATGGAAAATTTGGAAGTCCATTTATAGAAAATGCGAAAGTTATAGCAACTGTTAAAGAACATGCTAAATTAAAAAAGGTTATCAACTTTAAATATAACAAAAAGACATACTATAGAAAAAAAGGTCATAGACAACAATATACTTTAATTGAAATTAAAGAAATCAAGGGATAAGTA
It includes:
- a CDS encoding S66 family peptidase, translating into MEKDKIIKLNKGDKVAIVSLSSGMLGEKFCSHQIKLGVKRLKELGLEPVFMKNSLKGIKALEENPMLKVQDLIEAFSDGSIKGVITAIGGVDAHKIIPHILENVEYMNILKNNKKFFMGYSDTTTNHLLLHKLGINTFYGLSFLTDFAELDREMLEYTKKSFDNIFTNKEFRYKSSDIWYEERKDFSEKQINIPRISHNEKRGFELIKGNEVFSGKLMGGCVESLNEYIIGTRYSEVVEINNKYKIVPKDNKNKIIFLETSENKISPNELKEMLIGFREYGLFEKINGILIGKPQDEMYYEEYKKVYLEVLKNYDISIVYNVNFGHAYPKILLQYDANCIVDMNKKEIIVDRI
- the rplU gene encoding 50S ribosomal protein L21, whose translation is MFAVIKTGGKQYKVEVGSVLKVEKLAVEVNSDVEINEVLMLDGKFGSPFIENAKVIATVKEHAKLKKVINFKYNKKTYYRKKGHRQQYTLIEIKEIKG